In one Diabrotica virgifera virgifera chromosome 7, PGI_DIABVI_V3a genomic region, the following are encoded:
- the LOC126888668 gene encoding uncharacterized protein LOC126888668: MYGKRARSNNITMPPIFDIYRKPIFDESIRKAEYRTYAPFIKSFNCNDIVEFSINQVDSFFAMSETLLCIKGSLEITGNGGVKLANNVGAFLFDSCTYSESAREMETVRDPGIVSAVRAMTCYTQEDSNYMVMAGWNYPKDPILNAADHSFSIQMPLKHVFNIFNDYPLITCGRQTIRLVRARNDNDCIVITEKQNADKTTTVTTAKINITNIELRVKHIFPNDDIKLELMKSIQQDQPIVIPFRKWELHELPAITRGARREVWAVKTSTSVERPRYVIVFFQTNKRDKITADPTLFDNVNIQSIRLSLNGEYWPNERMQLDFSKTDYNEAYFNYTEFYPSYIHSQQKRPLLDFSAFKNRALFVIDCSKQEESMKASTVDVKLDIEANNGFPDNTKAYCIIIHDCVMEYFPLTEIVKSLN; this comes from the coding sequence ATGTATGGAAAGAGAGCGCGTTCAAACAACATCACAATGCCTccaatatttgatatttatcGTAAGCCAATATTTGATGAATCGATTCGAAAGGCTGAATACCGAACTTATGCACCATTCATCAAATCATTCAACTGCAATGATATTGTCGAATTTAGCATTAATCAAGTTGACTCGTTTTTTGCAATGAGCGAAACCTTGTTATGCATTAAAGGATCACTCGAAATAACTGGAAATGGTGGCGTCAAACTAGCAAATAATGTGGGTGCCTTCCTTTTCGATTCGTGTACGTACAGCGAAAGCGCAAGGGAGATGGAAACAGTGCGGGATCCTGGCATCGTAAGTGCTGTACGTGCCATGACATGTTATACGCAAGAAGATTCTAATTATATGGTTATGGCTGGATGGAATTACCCTAAGGATCCAATTCTAAACGCTGCAGATCATTCATTCAGCATACAGATGCCTCTTAAGCATGTTTTCAACATTTTTAATGATTATCCATTGATTACGTGTGGTCGTCAAACAATAAGACTAGTTCGAGCTCGAAATGATAACGATTGCATAgttattacagaaaaacaaaacgcTGACAAAACTACAACTGTTACAACCGCTAAGATTAACATTACCAATATTGAGCTTAGAGTGAAGCACATATTCCCCAATGATGATATTAAATTGGAACTCATGAAATCTATTCAACAAGATCAACCTATAGTTATTCCGTTTAGAAAGTGGGAATTACATGAATTACCTGCTATTACGAGAGGTGCCAGACGTGAAGTTTGGGCTGTTAAAACTAGCACATCAGTTGAAAGACCTCGTTATGTCATTGTTTTCTTTCAAACCAACAAACGCGACAAGATTACAGCTGATCCTACTTTATTTGACAATGTCAACATCCAAAGTATTAGATTATCGTTAAATGGAGAATACTGGCCAAACGAGAGAATGCAATTGGATTTTAGCAAAACCGATTACAATGAAGCCTATTTTAACTATACCGAATTTTATCCTAGCTACATACATTCCCAACAAAAACGACCTCTACTCGATTTCTCAGCTTTTAAGAATCGTGCATTGTTCGTTATCGATTGTTCGAAACAAGAAGAAAGCATGAAAGCATCCACCGTTGACGTAAAACTCGATATTGAAGCGAATAACGGTTTTCCCGACAATACCAAGGCCTATTGTATTATTATTCACGACTGTGTAATGGAGTACTTCCCTCTCaccgaaattgtaaaaagtctAAATTAG